The nucleotide window AAAGATTTTTTACGAAGTACTTCAGGGGGTGCCCGGGAGCCGCCGGAATGTGGTTTTACTTAATAGCGCTGCGGTGTTATTAGCCGCGGAAAGGGCACCGGATTGGGAAACAGCGCTTGCGCTGGCGGAGGAAAGCATTGACCGGGGTGCGGCCTTTGCAAAGTTTGAGGCTTTGAAGGCTTTTACGGGGAGGGAGATTCCGTGCTGAATGCAATTGTAGCCGTGCGCCGGATTGCGGTAAAGGAATACCGGGCCCGCCATTCTCCTCGAGAGCTAGCTGCAAGGTTAGCCCAAGTACCCCCGCCGAGGGACTTTGCCCTGGTACTTCGGCGAAAAGAAGGAGAATCCATGAGGTTGATTGCGGAAATTAAGGTTGCTTCTCCCTCGGCGGGTATCCTGTGCCGAAACCTGATTCCCTCGCAGTACGTCCGTGCGTATGAAAACGGGGGGGCCTCTGCCTTATCTGTGGTAGTCGAACCCCGGTTTTTCCTGGGGTCGGGAGATTTGTTGCGGGAGGTTAAAAATTTAACCAGCCTCCCGGTTTTAGCCAAAGATTTTATCATTGATCCGGTTCAAATCTACCTGGCTCGGACCCAGGGGGCAGATGCTGTGCTTCTCCTGGCTTCACTTCTTTCGCTGGAAACATTACGAGAATTTGTGGCTCTCGCGAACTCCCTGGGCATGGCTTCCCTTGTAGAAGTACACGATGAAGAGGAATTAACCCGGGCGCTGGAATCGGGAACAAACTTAATCGGGATTAACAACCGGGACCTGAACACTTTTCAGATCGATCTCAGCACTACGGAAAGATTGAAAAAATTAATTCCTGCGGAGTATTTGAGTGTCAGTGAAAGCGGAATTAAAACCAAATTGGATTGGGAACGGATCGCCCAAACCGGGGTAGATGGCGTCTTAATTGGAGAAGCGTTCATGCGCGCCCAAAACCCCACTGCACAAATGCTTACTTTTCTGGGGCTTCGCCGGCATCCGGAGAGTAGCGAAGGAGGAAGAGAGGATGGCATTAACGGGAACGTTGCCCGATAGCCGGGGAAGGTTTGGAAGCTATGGGGGAAGGTTTGTCCCCGAAACCCTGTCCGCAGCGCTGGAAGACCTGGAACAGGCCTACCGGGAGGCCCAGGCCGACCCCCTTTTTAGCGAGCAATTGCGTGCTTACTTACGGGACTATGTGGGCCGTCCCAGCCCGATTTACTACGCCCGCCGGCTTACAGAAAAATTGGGAGGGGGCCGGATTTTTTTAAAACGGGAGGATCTTAACCACACAGGTGCCCATAAGATCAACAATGCCCTGGGACAGGGTCTGCTGGCTCGCCGGATGGGGAAGTCGCGGCTCATTGCAGAAACCGGTGCGGGGCAGCATGGCGTAGCGACGGCTACGGTAGCGGCCCTTTTAGGGTTGCAGTGTGATGTTTTTATGGGGGTTCACGACATTAAACGGCAGCACCTCAATGTCCTGCGGATGGAAATTCTGGGGGCGCGGGTGATTCCGGTTCCGCACGGTACGGGTACTTTAAAAGACGCGACAAGTGAAGCGATGCGAGATTGGGTTACGAACGTCGAAACTACCTATTACTTGATCGGATCGACTGTAGGCCCCCACCCTTACCCGATGATGGTCCGCGATTTTCAAAGTGTGATTGGGGAAGAGGTGAAGGCCCAGGCGCAGGACTTGTGGGGGCGCCTTCCCGATTATGTAATTGCCTGTGTTGGGGGAGGAAGCAACGCCCTGGGGATTTTTGCCCCCCTTTTGGATGAAAGGATTAGCTTGATTGGGGTTGAGGGTGCCGGCAAAGGCTTAAATTCAGGGCACCACTCTGCCAGTTTACAAAAGGGGAAACCCGGGGTTTTACACGGTTCCTACAGCTATCTCCTCCAAGATGAATGGGGGCAGATTCAAGAGGCTTACTCCCTTGCCGCGGGTTTAGATTATCCTGGGGTCGGCCCCGAACACAGTTTCCTTAAAGATTGCGGCAGGGTCACCTATACCGCAGCAACCGATCGCGAAGCCCTCACGGCCTTCTTTTTATTGAGTGAAACGGAAGGAATTTTACCCGCTCTGGAAAGCGCCCATGCCCTTGCTTATGCCTGTAAGCTGGCTCCTACTTTAAACAAGGAAAAGATTGTTTTGATTAATCTCTCGGGGCGTGGAGATAAGGACGTTGAGGTCATTGCTGGGGAAAGGAGAATTATATATGAGTCCTGATCACCCGGATTTCTTCTTTTCGTCCTGTGAATCACAATCTGAAAAAAGACTGGTTGCCTACCTTTGTGCGGGAGACCCGGACCTGGAAAAATCGGTGCTCTGGGCTCAAGCCCTGGTGGAAGGAGGCGCTGATTGCCTTGAGCTCGGTGTACCCTTTTCCGATCCTTTAGCCGATGGCCCGGTGATCCAGGCAGCGGCACAGCGAGCCCTGGCTGCAGGCGTTAACCTGGAAAAAGTACTCGGTTTGGGAGAGGTGCTCATGAAAAGGCTTCCCAAACAGGTTCCCCTTGTGTTAATGAGTTACCTAAATCCGATCCTGCAATACGGAACGCAAAAGTTTGCCACCGACCTGGCCTCCCGGGGCTTTAGAGGGGCTATCATTGTGGATCTTCCTTATGAGGAGGGGGATGTTTTGCGAGATCTTTTAAGTCGCGAAAAAATTTCTTTAATTCCCCTTGTTGCTCCTACGACGCGGGAAGAGAGGCTTCAAAAAATTGTCCGGGCGGGAACGGGATTTGTTTATTGCATTTCCGTCACCGGTGTGACAGGCCCGCGGGATACCTTAGATCCTCGAATTTGTTCTTTAATTTCACGCATTAAAGACTTGAGTACGCTCCCGGCGGTGGTTGGTTTCGGTGTAAGCAAACCCGAACAAGCTGCCGCGATTGCCTCCTTCGCTGACGGCATCGTGGTTGGAAGTGCTTTTATACGTCTTATCGGTTCAGCTCAAGGGGATCCTGAAGCGATCCAGAAACAACTCAAGGAACTCGCGGAAAACTTAAAAAATGCCCTCACCCAACACGCAAGGTAATTGTTGCTCTCCTTCAAGGGTTATGATAAGATATTAGAAACCCGGGGAGAAGTACGGCAGGAATAGGGTGTACCCGGTAAGCAAAGAAATACTAAATGATGGTAGGACGGTAGAACGGCAGGGAGAAGTTCATAAAGGGTACTCCTTGCAGGAGTACCTTTTTGCCTTCCGACTTGTTGTTCTCCTTAAGTAAAAAGATTAAGGAGGGTATTTATCGTGATCATCGTCATGGAGGCCTCAGCAACGCAGAAGGAGATTGAGGCGGTACAGGCAAGATTAATTCAGGAGGGGTTTTCGGTCCATCTCTCTCAGGGAGTTGCGAGAACCATCATCGGTGTAATCGGAGATCGAACCAGGGCGCTAAGTTTATCTTTAGGTATGATGCCGGGCGTGGAAAAGGTAGTTCCTATTCTTAACCCCTTTAAGCTGGCCAGTCGAGAGTTCCGGCAAGAAAATACAATAATCGAGGTCGGGCCCCACCTCCTGGGCGGCAAGCAAATCCATATCATTGCCGGGCCATGTGCCGTTGAGGGTAGGGATCAACTGCTGGAAACGGCATTTACGGTAAAAGAGGCCGGCGCTACCTTTTTACGGGGTGGGGCTTTTAAACCCAGGACCTCTCCCTACTCCTTCCAGGGGCTTGAAGAAAAGGGATTGGAAATCCTGGCCGAGGCCCGGCAAAAGACCGGACTCTTGATCGTAACCGAAGTCATGGACCCCAGATTAGTTCCTCTTGTTGCTGCTTATGCCGATATCTTACAAATCGGCGCCCGTAATATGCAGAATTTCTTCCTACTGCGGGAAGTTGCAAAAATTGAAAAACCTGTTTTGTTAAAACGCGGTCCTTCAGCAACCATCGAGGAGTGGTTGATGGCAGCGGAATACATTATGCTCGGCGGCAATCACCAGATCGTCCTCTGTGAGCGGGGAATTCGCACTTTTGAAACATTTACCAGGAATACCCTTGATCTAAGTGCCGTACCCGTTATCAAACAACTATCTCACCTTCCGGTAATTGTTGATCCCAGTCATGGCACGGGCAAGTGGTGGCTGGTTCAACCCATGGCGCGGGCCGCCGTCGCGGCGGGAGCCGATGGACTGATGGTAGAAGTGCATCCATCCCCTAGCGATGCCTTGTCTGACGGGCAGCAGTCCCTGACCCCGGAAAACTTTCGTTCGCTGATTGCCGGAGTCCGGGAAGTGAGCCAGGCTGTCGGACGGTGCTTTGCGGAGGCCGGGGTTGGCCGGAGGGAGCAACTGGTGTGAAAAGAATCGGGTACTTGGGGCCGGCAGGAACTTATGCAGAACGGGCAGCCAGGACTTATGCTAAGATGGGGTAATTATATTTTTTCTGGATTGCTTAGGTCATGCCGCACTGCCCCGTCCGGGAGGTGCTCGAAAGTTTGAAAGAGTACACGGTAATGCTTAAAAGCCTGGGATCGTATCCGTGCGCCCCGGGTGTTGACTGCTAAGGGTGAGCTGCGATGGAAAAGAAAAAAGTTGCCATTATCGGGTTAGGCGTGATCGGGGGTTCCCTGGGGATGGCTCTCGTAGCACGCGGAAATTACCACGTGGTAGGAGTCGATCGGGATCCCTTGATCCTTCAGGTGGCACAGGAAACCAATGCTGTTTCCGAGGTTACCCTGGACTGTTGTGAGGGTGTTTCCGGAGCCGATGTTATTTTTCTTGCCGTCCCGATCGGAGAAATTTTCAAGGTTGCAGAGAAGATTAAAGATTTTGTTACGCCTTCGGCTGTCATTACCGACGTGGGAAGCACGAAGGGTCTTGTTGTCGCGGGGCTGGAAGAAATGTTTTCTTCCCGCTTCGTAGGCGGGCACCCCATGACCGGTTCCGAGTATGCAGGAATCAAGGGAGCAGACCGCTATCTTTTCGAAAATGCGTTATATGTTCTAACACCTACACCTCGCACCGATCCTGCGGCCGTTGCAGAGATTAAAAAGATCGTTGCAGAAGTAGGGGCGCGTAATCTGTGTCTTTCTCCTCATGAACACGATTTAATTGTAGCTACCGTCAGTCATTTACCTCATTTTTTAGCCTTAACTTTAATGAATTACGCGGGCAAGCTTGCTTTAAGCCATCCTGAAACCTTGCTCCTGGCTGCGGGTGGGTTTCGGGACGTAACCCGGGTTGCCTCAGGTCATCCTGCGATTTGGCGAGATATTTACGCCAGTAACCGCGAACATCTCGTAAATACGTGCCGTCAATTCCGGGAGCTTTTAAGAGAAATGGAACAGTATTTAGAGCAAGGAGACTTTGGGACACTTGTTACGATTATGGAAGAAGCGCGGCGGGAAAGAGAAAAGATCCCTCTGAAAATTAGAGGGTTTCTTCCTGCGGTTTATGAAGTAGTCGTAACTGTCCCCGACCGCCCCGGCACCATTGCACATGTGGCAGGAATCCTGGGGGAAAGAGGAATTAACATTATCGATATTGAAATTTTGCGCGTTAGAGAAGGAGATGGCGGCACGATCAGGCTGGCCTTTGCCAAAGAAGCGGAAGCCGAATTAGCTTTGCGCGCTTTGCGCGAAAATGGAGTTATTGTAAAAAGACGTTGAACATTGGAGGTGCTCGATGGAACTAAGAGTAATTCCAGGGGGAAAAATTGCAGGTTCGTGTACGGTCCCAGGCGATAAGTCAATCTCCCACCGGGCGGCTTTAATCGCTGCCCTCGCCGAAGGAACCACGACAATTAAAAATTTCCAGCAAGGAGAGGATTGTTTGTGCACTCTCCGGTGTCTTGAGGCACTGGGGATTCCAATTGAACAGCGCGAAGGTGTGGTTCGCGTCACCGGTAAGGGCTTGGACGGGCTGGAGGAACCGGATGTTGTTTTGGATGCAGGAAACTCCGGAACAACGCTCCGGCTTTTGCTGGGAGTGCTGGCAGGTCAGGATCTCTTTGCCGTGATTACCGGTGACCAGTCTTTGCGCCAGCGTCCCATGGGTCGGGTTATCCAGCCTCTCCAAAAAATGGGGGCGCAAATTTGGGGCCGGGTCAGTGACTCAAGGGCTCCTCTAGCTATTAAAGGTTTTCCTGATTTGGTACCGCTCAATTACCGTCTTCCGGTGGCAAGTGCTCAGGTCAAATCGGCAATTCTTCTAGCCGGTTTAAATGCCGGGGGGATGACTACGGTGATCCAGCCGGCCCTTTCGCGCGACCATACCGAACGGATGTTGCACGCCTTTGGAGCCCGGATTGAAGTTGACGATCTGACGGTGCAAATCGAAGGGAAAGTGCCACTCCGGGGGCAGGAGATAGACGTGCCGGGGGATCTTTCTTCCGCCGCGTTTTTGCTCGTTGCAGCCAGTATTCTTCCCGAAAGCGAACTTCTCATCCGGAATGTTGGTATTAATCCTACCCGTACCGGTATTCTTGAAGTGCTGGAAGAAATGGGGGCAAAAATTGATGTAATCAATGAGCGGCTCCAGGGAGGGGAACCTGTTGCCGATCTCCAGGTTCAATCCGCAAGCCTGAAGGGGGTAGAAATAGGAGGCGATTTGGTTCCCCGGCTTATTGATGAGATCCCGATTCTTGCAGTAGCTGCCGCAACCGCGCGTGGTATTACCGAAATCTTTGATGCTGCGGAACTCAGAGTAAAAGAAACAGATCGCTTGAGGGCAATTACACGCGAGTTACAAAAAATGGGGGTTGAGATTAAAGAAAAACCTGATGGCTTATGGATCAGGGGGGGTCAGGATCTGCACGGTGCGGAAACAGCTTCCTGGGGGGACCACCGGATTGCGATGGCCCTGGCGGTTGCCGGATTAATTGGAACAGGTGAAACCATAATCCATAATGTTGAATGCATTGATGTTTCTTTCCCCGGCTTTGCTACACTCCTTCAAGACCTGGGGGCTTGCCTGGAAACCTAGTCAGATCAAAAAACTTATGATAGAATATGCGGGGGAGTGATTGCGGTGCCCCGCATTCCAAATATCGCGATTGATGGCCCTGCAGGCTCCGGAAAAAGCACGGTCGCCAGGGCGGTAGCCCAGAAACTTGGTTTTTTATACGTTGATACAGGTGCCATGTACCGCGCCGTAACCTATCTGGCCTTAAAAGGATCATTTAATTTCTCTGATAAAGCATCTCTCGCTGCCCTTGCCGGGGAGGCGAGATTTTCTCTGGTTCATTACCTGAAACAGGGCGCGGTCGCACTCTGGTGTAATGGTGAAGATGTAACCCCTTTCTTGAGAACGCGTGAGGTTTCTCAAAAAGTTGCTCTGGTTGCGGCGATTTCTCAAGTTCGTCTCCACCTCGTCCGGTACCAGCGCCGGCTTGCAAAACACGGTGGGGTCGTGATGGAGGGGCGAGACATCGGGACCTTTGTTCTTCCCGACGCAGACTATAAGTTCTTTCTTACTGCTTCGCTGGATGTACGTTTGGCCCGGCGGGAACAAGAGCTTAATGCCCAGGGCGTTTCCGCTCTTGAGCGAGAGGAATTACGCCGCGAGTTGATTTTCCGGGATCAAATGGACCTCGAACGGGAAATTGGTCCGTTAAAAATTGCACCCGATGCTGTTGTGATTGACTGCACAGAGCTGAATGTTCCTCAAGTAGTAGATAAAATCCTGGAGGTTTACGGAGGAGGCTAGCCGTGTTTTACAAGTTTGTGCGGACCCTGTTCCGTTTTTTGTTTACCCTTTTTTGCCGTTGGGAGATCCAGGGTCTCGAGCACTTCCCAGCAGCGGGTCCGGTAATTGTGATCGCAAATCATGTCAGTTACTGGGATCCTATTGTAGTCGGGAGCGCCCTTCCCCGCCAGGTATATTTTATGGCGAAACGGGAGTTATATTCTTATCCAGTTTTCGGATTCGTGCTGAAACTTTTAGGTGCTTTTCCGGTAAACCGGCAGCGGCCCGACCGGGCGGCTGTAAAAAGGGCCTTAACCCATCTGGAAAAAGGTGAAGTAGTTGGAATCTTTCCCGAGGGAACGCGTAGTAAAACTGGCGAACTTCTTTCTCCTTTCACCGGAGCCGCTTTTTTCGCATTACGAACGGGAGCTCTGGTATGCCCGGTTGCTTTAATTGGAACGACGAGAATTTTTTGCCACGGTTTTTTTCGGAAATTTCAGGTAAGAATTGGACCGGTAATTCAATTTAACCGACAAGAGAGACGAGAACTCGAACTGGTAGCACGAAAGATGATGGAGAAAATTCAAGAATTATTGGATTTCACGTCAGAGCAAGCAGGAATCTCGTCCGTTCGTGCCGAAAAACCTTTATGACGATGTAAATGAACACCCTAATGAACGTTACTTTTTAATGTTCATACGAAAGGGGTAGAAGATTTAATTTGGAGATTATTCGTGCCCGTTCGGCCGGTTTTTGCTTTGGGGTCCGGAGGGCGCTGAGCCTTGCTGATCAGGCATTGGAAAAGTACGGCAGGATTTATTCGCTTGGCCCACTCATCCACAATCATCATGTAGTTGATTCCTTGAAGCAAAGAGGGGTTGAAGTCATTAATGACCTGGCCGGGGCGGCGGGAAAGCCGGTATTGATCAGATCCCACGGTGCAGTGCCTCAGGTTTTTCAGAAAGCGCAGGAAGCAGGGATTGTTCTCATTGATGCAACCTGTCCTTTCGTGAGAAGAGTTCAGGCTTATGCCGAGGAGCTGGCACGTCAAAGTTATCAGGTGGTAATTGTGGGGGAGGCCGACCACCCTGAGGTAAAGGGGATCGTCGGTTGGGCCGGAGCGGGAGTTATAGTTATCCGTGAGCTTGAAGAAGTAGAAGATTTAAAGATTCACGAAAAGATTGGGATTCTGGCTCAAACTACCCAGACGCCCGCGAGGTTTTACGCGGTAGCGAGGGAGTTTCTCGGAAAAGCGCCGGAAGTGCGGGTTTATGATACAATTTGCAAGGCAAGCCTGGCGCGGCAGCAAGAGGCTGCTGAAATTGCTAGAAAAGTAGAAGCAATGGTTGTAATTGGGGGAAAAAACAGCGCTAATACCTGTCAGCTTGTTGAGCTTTGCCAGCAAGTCGTTTCTACCTATCATATAGAAGACTCTAGAGATTTGGATTTTTCGCTACTCCGGCAAGTAAGTTGTGTAGGGGTAACTGCTGGGGCTTCGACCCCAGATTGGATAATTGAGGAGGTTATTGAAAGAATGACAATTTTTGATGGCGAAGCGGGAAAAGCACTAGGAGAGGAGGTACAGGTCGACCCTCAGGAAGTTACTCCAAAAGCAGGGGAACTCGAGACATCTGAATTTACCGGGCAGGAGAAGGACCCTTCCGAAATTCAGGAGGCACCGGACTCCGGACCGGAGGAAATGATGGATTTAGACCTTGCGGGAACGCCGCGCCAGATCCAGCAAGGTGATTTAATCAGCGGAACTGTCGTTCAGGTGCGGGATGACGAAGTTTTATTAGACATCGGAGGAAAATCTGAGGGAATTATCCCTCGCCAGGAGTTATCTTTAAAAAATATTGGGCATCCGCAAGATGTTGTTAAGGTTGGGGATGTCCTTGATGTATACGTCCTCCGTGTTGATAATGATGAAGGACATTTAATTCTTTCTAAAAAGAGAGCGGACCGTGTAAAAGCCCTCGATTTTTTAGAGCAGGCACTGGAGGAAAAAACTGAGCTTGCGGGAGAAGTGATTAAAGTAGTGAAGGGCGGACTGCTCGTAGACGTTTTGGGGATCAGGGGTTTTTTGCCTGCTTCTCTGGTTGAACGTGGTTATGTTGCGGATCTCGAAAAATACATCGGAAAAAACTTGCGTTTACGAGTGATCGAGTTTGACCGGAACCGCGGTAAAGTGGTTCTCTCCCAAAAAGCAATTCTCCAGGAAGAATATCTGAAAGCCCAGAAAGAACTCTGGGAAACAATTCAACCCGGGGAAATAAGAAAAGGTACGGTTCGCCACTTAACAAATTTTGGGGCATTCGTAGATCTTGGAGGAGTAGATGGTTTGCTTCATATCTCGGAGATGTCCTGGGGAAGGGTCAACCATCCCTCGGAGGTGGTTCAAGAAGGTGATGAGGTAGAAGTTTGCGTTTTATCCGTGGATAAGGAGAACAAGCGGATTTCCCTCAGCTTGAAACAGGCACAGCCTAATCCCTGGGAAACGGTTGACGAGCGCTACCAGGTAGGACAAATTGTTTCAGGTAGAATTGTAAGACTGGTATCTTTTGGGGTTTTTGTCGAAATTGAACCTGGTGTTGAGGGTCTTGTTCACATCTCTCGTCTTGCAGACCACCGCGTTGGAAAACCTGAAGATGTTGTCACGGTCGGGCAGGAGGTAAAGGTAAAAATTCTAGATATTAACAAACAGGATCGGAGGATCAGCTTAAGCATCCGGGATGCTAAGGTAAATAACGAAAAGGAGACTAAGAACCCTTCGAGCGGTTCGGAAGTGTGTTTAAATCTGGGTGACGTCTTCGGAGAATTATTCTCACGGGCCGAACAAAAAGTAGAGTAGAGAGGAAGAGGAGGAAGAGAAGGTGCCTGTTTTCAGTTTCAGTTGTAGAAAATGCGGAGAAGAATTCACGAAATTGGTGAGAGGGCAAGATCAGGAAAAGGTAGCATGCCCTCACTGTGGGAGCGAAGAACTGCAACAACTTTTTCGGCGCTTTAATTATGTCAGGATTACCCAGAAATATGATCCCGGTTGTGGTGTCGCGTGGAATTGCGTGAGTGCGAAGAGGTTTGGGTGCGGAAAATACGCAAAAAATAAACTGCCCGGCATCTAGGGAGTTAAAAGGCATGGAGGCGGCAGGGATCATCCTGGCGGGAGGCAAGAGCTCGCGTTTTCAGGGAAACAAAGCTTTTGCGGAGATCGCCTCCCAAAGGATAATTGACCGTATTATCGCACTTTTAAGGGATGTTTTTCCCAAGTTAATTGTTGTAACCAATTCCCCTTCTGAATACCAGGACCTGGAGGTAGAAGTTGTTAAGGATTTAATTCCATGCCGGGGGCCCTTAAGTGGAATACATACCGGACTGATAATTTCTCCTTATGCGCTCAATTTTGTTGCAGCCTGTGACATGCCTTTTATCTCCGGAGCGTTAGCAGCATATTTAGTGAAACAGGCAACTTCCGATGATGATGCAGTAGTCCCTTTAATCAGGGGGTATCCGGAACCTCTTTTTGCTGTTTACCGGAAAACCTGCCTTCCCTTTATTGAGACCTGTTTACAGGCGGGTAACTATAAAGTAACATCTTTTTATGATTCTGTCCGTGTCAGGTATGTACCTGAAGCAGAATTAATACCTCTTGGGGGATTAAAGAACTTTTTTAACATTAATACCAGAGAGGACTTAAAGCAAGCATCTAACATTGCTAATACCTTGAAGTAACAAATAACATTCAAGTAATGAGTGGCCCGGCAAAAACCGGGCCACTTTTTTTCTAATAGACTTCCACGTCACTTCTGGTGACACCAATAGAGCATGAAAATATTCGGCCGGGTCTACCAGCGAGCTCGACCGGAGTCCGGGAGCAAGCGCAAGGATAAATCAGGACATATTTTCAAGGCGGATGGTTAATTTTACCGTGTATCGATTCGTAAAGGTGTGGAAATTTAAAATTAAACTGAAAAAATAAGCTGCAAAAAGGGGGTGAAAAAGACGAAAAAGAGATTTTTGGCAGGGTTGCTGACAGTGACATTCTTGATTACAGGGTCCCTGCTGGGGGGTTGCCGGCCGGCCCGTAAACCAGCTCCATCTCCTTCACCTGCGACTCGGGAAACACCTTCACCGGCGCGCAAACCTGCTCCGGAAACACCGACTGAAGCACGGCAGATGGCAGACCAGGTTGCCCGGGAAGCTGCAAAGGTGCCAGGGGTTCAGCGAGCTACTGTAGTTATTTCGGGTAAAACAGCCTTTATCGGATTGGACCTCAAGGCCAATGTTGAAAAATCCCGGACAACGGCGATTAAGAATGAAGTAGTGAGGCAGGTGAAAACGGCCGAGCCAAGCTTGACTACGGTGAATGTTACCTCCGATCCGGATCTGGTTGCCCGCTTGCGGAGAATCGCCGATGGTATTAAAAGAGGAAAACCAGTTACCAGTTTTGCATCAGAACTTGCAGAGATAGCGCGGCGAATTGCACCCCGAACAAGTTAAAAGCCTGGTTCTCTTCAAACCGGGCTTTTTTTATTTTGCTTCTGTATATTGTCCTTTTGCTTTGCACAACCTACAAAAAAAGAAAGGAGATGTCACCCGTTGCCGCGAATTCCTGTCGGAATCATAATCCTCCTGATTATCTCGATTCTCATTTATTTTGGAGTTGCTCAGCGTGTGCTGGACCGCCTCCGGTTATCTGACAGGGCAGCACTTGGTGTGATTGCCGCATTAATTATCGGGGGATTTATCAATCTTCCCCTACCCAGGGGGCCCCGTTTGGAGGCTTCATTAAATATAGGCGGAGCACTTGTTCCATTATTTCTCGCGGGGTATTTAATTACCCAAACGGAAACCGCAAAAGAAAAGTTACGGGCTATAATAGGGATTCTCGTGACGGCGGGTGCTGTTTATTTAACAGGAATTGTCTTAGGGGCCGAACCCGAAAACATTTTCCTGGATCCCCTTTACGTTTATCCGTTAGTCGGCGGTATTGTCGCATATTTAATCGGCCGGTCGCGACGGAGTGCTTTTATTGCCGCAACGGTAGGGATTCTCCTGGTTGATGTCATTACGTACTTTCGCTTATTGATCACAGGAACTCCCGGTGCGGTGTTGATTGGAGGGGGCGGCGCTTTTGATGCGGTCGTAATCGCCGGTTTACTGGCCGTGCTTTTAGCAGAGTTTATTGGAGAGACAAGGGAGTGGCTCCAGGGCGGTCCCACCGCAACCGGAAAGGCACAGGCGCTCTTAAAGCATTTGCGTTCTCAATCTCATCAAGACAAGAAAAATAATCAAAAAAATCAAGAGGGAGGCGAGGACCTTGGCCCGGAGGAAAAATTTTAGGACTTTTGCATTTTTAATGGTACTTGTTTTTCTGGGCGTGATTGGATTAACGCACAAGGTGGCACCCGTTTGGTCTGGTTGGAAAGAGCTTTTTAGTCGTTTCGAAGTTGAACGGACCGATGGAGGCTACTATTCAGTTCTTGATGAAAATCATCAGGTGATTCACCGGACGGCGCATCGCCTCTACCGGGGTGACGAGTACATCACGGCAAAAAATATGCGTTACCGGATCACCAGGGTAGAGGGAGATTTTGCCTACGCGCGCCTTGTTGGTAAAGAAGCAGAGGTAAAATTGACAACTTCTGAAACTTCAGACCCCACCCGGGCTCAAGTCATCCCGGGCCAGACAGCAGACCAGCGCAACGCGATTGCGATTTATCATACCCACAGCGATGAATCCTATGTTCCAACAGATGGAACGGATAGTATCTATGCCAGCGGGGGTGTTCTCAAAGTAGGGAACGTTTTTGCAGAAAAATTGCGGTCGATGAATTTCAATGTTTTGCATAGTTTAAGGCCGCACGATCCCCATGATGCTAATGCTTACTACCGTTCACGGCGTACGGCGGCCCAGTTGCTCCAAAAACAACCCCTGG belongs to Bacillota bacterium and includes:
- a CDS encoding molybdenum cofactor guanylyltransferase, with the translated sequence MEAAGIILAGGKSSRFQGNKAFAEIASQRIIDRIIALLRDVFPKLIVVTNSPSEYQDLEVEVVKDLIPCRGPLSGIHTGLIISPYALNFVAACDMPFISGALAAYLVKQATSDDDAVVPLIRGYPEPLFAVYRKTCLPFIETCLQAGNYKVTSFYDSVRVRYVPEAELIPLGGLKNFFNINTREDLKQASNIANTLK
- a CDS encoding bifunctional 4-hydroxy-3-methylbut-2-enyl diphosphate reductase/30S ribosomal protein S1 — encoded protein: MEIIRARSAGFCFGVRRALSLADQALEKYGRIYSLGPLIHNHHVVDSLKQRGVEVINDLAGAAGKPVLIRSHGAVPQVFQKAQEAGIVLIDATCPFVRRVQAYAEELARQSYQVVIVGEADHPEVKGIVGWAGAGVIVIRELEEVEDLKIHEKIGILAQTTQTPARFYAVAREFLGKAPEVRVYDTICKASLARQQEAAEIARKVEAMVVIGGKNSANTCQLVELCQQVVSTYHIEDSRDLDFSLLRQVSCVGVTAGASTPDWIIEEVIERMTIFDGEAGKALGEEVQVDPQEVTPKAGELETSEFTGQEKDPSEIQEAPDSGPEEMMDLDLAGTPRQIQQGDLISGTVVQVRDDEVLLDIGGKSEGIIPRQELSLKNIGHPQDVVKVGDVLDVYVLRVDNDEGHLILSKKRADRVKALDFLEQALEEKTELAGEVIKVVKGGLLVDVLGIRGFLPASLVERGYVADLEKYIGKNLRLRVIEFDRNRGKVVLSQKAILQEEYLKAQKELWETIQPGEIRKGTVRHLTNFGAFVDLGGVDGLLHISEMSWGRVNHPSEVVQEGDEVEVCVLSVDKENKRISLSLKQAQPNPWETVDERYQVGQIVSGRIVRLVSFGVFVEIEPGVEGLVHISRLADHRVGKPEDVVTVGQEVKVKILDINKQDRRISLSIRDAKVNNEKETKNPSSGSEVCLNLGDVFGELFSRAEQKVE
- a CDS encoding YhcN/YlaJ family sporulation lipoprotein, which translates into the protein MTFLITGSLLGGCRPARKPAPSPSPATRETPSPARKPAPETPTEARQMADQVAREAAKVPGVQRATVVISGKTAFIGLDLKANVEKSRTTAIKNEVVRQVKTAEPSLTTVNVTSDPDLVARLRRIADGIKRGKPVTSFASELAEIARRIAPRTS
- a CDS encoding DUF1614 domain-containing protein yields the protein MPRIPVGIIILLIISILIYFGVAQRVLDRLRLSDRAALGVIAALIIGGFINLPLPRGPRLEASLNIGGALVPLFLAGYLITQTETAKEKLRAIIGILVTAGAVYLTGIVLGAEPENIFLDPLYVYPLVGGIVAYLIGRSRRSAFIAATVGILLVDVITYFRLLITGTPGAVLIGGGGAFDAVVIAGLLAVLLAEFIGETREWLQGGPTATGKAQALLKHLRSQSHQDKKNNQKNQEGGEDLGPEEKF
- a CDS encoding lysophospholipid acyltransferase family protein — encoded protein: MFYKFVRTLFRFLFTLFCRWEIQGLEHFPAAGPVIVIANHVSYWDPIVVGSALPRQVYFMAKRELYSYPVFGFVLKLLGAFPVNRQRPDRAAVKRALTHLEKGEVVGIFPEGTRSKTGELLSPFTGAAFFALRTGALVCPVALIGTTRIFCHGFFRKFQVRIGPVIQFNRQERRELELVARKMMEKIQELLDFTSEQAGISSVRAEKPL
- the cmk gene encoding (d)CMP kinase, whose product is MPRIPNIAIDGPAGSGKSTVARAVAQKLGFLYVDTGAMYRAVTYLALKGSFNFSDKASLAALAGEARFSLVHYLKQGAVALWCNGEDVTPFLRTREVSQKVALVAAISQVRLHLVRYQRRLAKHGGVVMEGRDIGTFVLPDADYKFFLTASLDVRLARREQELNAQGVSALEREELRRELIFRDQMDLEREIGPLKIAPDAVVIDCTELNVPQVVDKILEVYGGG